The DNA sequence CCGTCTCCTGCTCCGGTTGCTGGTGAGGGTGTTGTCACCGCGCCAATGCCGGGCAAGGTTTTGAGGATTCTCGTGAGGGAAGGAGAGCAAGTCAAAACCGGCCAAGGACTACTCGTCCTCGAAGCAATGAAAATGGAAAACGAAATACCAGCACCAAAAGACGGAATAATCAAAAAAATCCACGTCAAAGAAGGCGACACCGTCGACACCGGACAAACACTCATAGAGCTAGGGTGATGGGTGATGGCAGGACTGGAGCAGGCGATAATAGACTTCTTCGAACACATGGGACTGCTCAACCTCACTGTGGGAAACGTAATTATGATAATCGTCGGCCTGACGCTGGTGTACCTGGCCGTCAGGTACAAGATGGAGCCCCTCCTGTTGCTCCCGATAGGCATCAGCGCGGTTCTCGTTAACCTGCCGCTGAGCCACCTCGTCAACTGGCCGGTGGCGCCGCAGCTTCCGCCGGGGATGGAGGAGAACATATTTACCACGATGGCCTATCTCAACCAGCAGTACGGCCCACCGGGGCTCTTTGACCTGATTTACTACCTGCTGATAAAGACGGAGATAGTGCCGCTGCTGATATTCTTCGGTCTCGGGGCAATGACGGATTTCGGCCCCATGATAGCCGATCCCAAGACGGCACTCCTCGGTGCCGCGGCCCAGATAGGCGTTTTCGTAGCCATGCTGACGGCGGTCATTTTGGGCTTCACCTTGCCAGAGGCGGCTTCGATTGGTATCATCGGTGGTGCCGATGGGCCGACCACCATCTACCTGACCACCAAGCTGGCGCCCCACATCCTCGGAGCAACCGCGGTCGCCGCTTACAGCTACATGAGCCTTGTCCCGCTCATTCAGCCGCCGGTCATAAGGGCCCTGACCAGCAGGGAGGAGAGAATGATACGCATGGAGCAGCTCAGGCCGGTGTCCAAGAGGGAGAAGATACTCTTTCCGATCGTCAGCATGATAGTCATAGCCCTCCTCGTCCCCACCGCCGCACCGCTGGTCGGAATGCTCATGATAGGCAACCTCTTCAGGGAGAGCGGTGTCGTCGAGAGGCTCAGCAAGGCCGCACAGGAGGAACTGATGAACATAGTCACGATATTCCTCGGCCTTGGCGTCGGTTCGACAATGCGCGCCGAGAGCTTCCTCACGGCACAGACCCTCATGATCCTCGGACTCGGGATAGTCGCCTTCACCAGCGCCACCGCCGGTGGAGTGCTCCTCGGAAAGCTCATGATGAAGCTCTCCGGAGGAAAGATAAACCCGATGATAGGAGCTGCCGGAGTTTCAGCGGTTCCGATGTCCGCCAGGGTCGTCCAGAGAATGGCCAGCGAGGAAGACCCCGGAAACTTCATCCTCATGCACGCGATGGGCCCGAACGTCGCAGGGGTCATCGGAACGGCCGTCGTTGCTGGAGTGCTCCTCTCTGTTCTGGGCTGAAGTCTCCCCATCTTTTTGTCAATTTTTGAATGAAAAGCTTAAAATAGGGGAAGAGCGCTTTAGGTTAAAGCGGTGGTGAAGGAAATGCGTGTGAAGACTTTGATGACCCCCGATCCAGTTGTGATAGAACTTCCGGCAACGAGGGAATACGCCCTCAGTCTCTTCCGGAAGCATAAAGTAAGGTCATTCCCCGTCATCAACAAGAACACGAAAGCCCTCGCAGGAATCATAAGCATAAAACGCGTTCTGCTCCACCCCGACGAGGAGCAGCTCGCGATGCTCGTTAAGAGGGACGTCCCCACCGTTAGACCCAACGATGACCTTAAGAAGGCCGTCAGGGCGATGCTTGAGATGGACTACAGGCGCGTCGTTGTTGTCGACGAGGAGAAGCGTGTTCTTGGAATACTTACCGTTGGGGATATCGTGAGACGCTACCTGGCAAAGAATGAGAAGCTGAAGAACGTGACGATTGAGAAGTACTATCAGAAGAACGTTGGCCTCGTCTGGCACGGGACGCCGCTTAAAGCCGCCCTCAAGGCTCTTCTCCTGTGCAACGCCATGGCGATTCCGGTTATAGACGACGAGGGCAACCTCGTAGGGATGGTTGATGAAACAGACCTCCTCAAGGACAGCGAGGTTGTGAGGGTCATGAAGCAGACTGCCCTGGCGGCATCGAGCGAGGAGGACTGGATACTGGAGAGCAATCCCACGCTCCTCTTCGAGAAGGCCGAGCTCCAGCTCCCCAAGAAGCCCGTTTCCGAGATAATGAACAGGGAGCTTGTCGTTGCGACGCCCCACATGAGCGTTTATGATGTCGCCCAGAAGATGGTCCAGTACCACATTGAACAGCTCCCGGTCATAAGGGGCGAGGGAGAGCTGGTGGGCATCATCAGGGACATGGACATCATAAAGGTCATCCTCAACAAGTGACCCCGGCTTAATTTCCTTTTCTTGCGGGTGGTGTCGGTGAAGGAGATAAAACTCTCGCTCTTCGGTTTTGGGAACGTTGGAAAGGCCGTCTCACGGGTTTTGCTGGAGAAGGGAGCGCTCTTCCGCCAGAGATACGGTGTGGAATTCAAGGTCGTGAGCATAGCCGATACCAGCGGGGTCGTCTGGCTTCCCGAGGGCATAGACCTCCGGGAGGCGCTCATAATCAAGGATAACTTCGGAAAGCTATCGGCATGGACGAACGACTACGAGGTCTACAGCTTCACACCCGACGAGGCGGTTAGGGAGATCGATGCAGACATCGTTATAGACGTCACCAACGATAAAAACGCCCACACCTGGCACCTTACCGCCCTAAAGGACGGCAAAGCCGTTGTTACGAGCAACAAGCCGCCCCTGGCCTTTCACTACGCCGAACTGATGAGGGAGGCGGAGAGGAGAGATCTGCCCTACCTATTCGAGGCTACCGTGATGGCCGGGACGCCGATAATAACCGTCCTCCGTGACGGTCTGAAGGGAGACACCGTTGAGCGGATAGAGGCGGTTCTAAACGCCACAACCACGTTCATTCTAAGCCGGATGGAGGCAGGGCTTGATTTTGAGGAAGCACTAAGGGAAGCCCAGGCTCTCGGGATAGCCGAGCGCGACCCCAGCGGGGACATACTGGGAATAGACGCGGGATACAAAGCCACCATCCTGCACTGCCTTGCGTTTCACCCTCTGACTTTCGATAGGGTGAAGAGAAGGGGGATAGGGGAGATAACCCCGGAGGAGGTCAGACGTGCCCAAGGAAGGGGGAACACCCTGCGGCTCGTGGCAGAGGTTGAAGACGGAGCTGTCACAGTGGAGCCCAGGGAAGTTCCACGGAGAAGCCCCCTGGCCGTTGAAAGCCACGAGAATGCTGCGATAATAAAAACCGACCTGCTCGGAGAGCTGGTCATCAGGGGTGCGGGTGCTGGACTGAAAGAAACGGCGAGCGGTGTGGTGAGTGATATCGTGAAGGCGGCACTGAAGCGTTAATCCCAAACTTTTTTAATTCCCATCGATGCTCTTAGCCCAGGTGAAACCATGGAGCACGTGATAGCGCTCCATCAGGTCTACGCGGAGCTGATATTCCGCGGGCTTAAGACGGTAGAGCTGAGAAAGGCCAGGGCATTCAGCGAGGGGGACACCGTTTTCCTCTACGTGGCGAGGGGAAATCCCTACGAACTGAGGGACACCCTGAAAAGGCTCGGCCTCCACGGAGAGCAGACTCTGACACGGAGGGGAACGATAGCCGGGGGCTTTGAGGTTGGTGAGGTAATAAGGGCCGACCTCGATACGCTCTGGGAGATGACGAAAGATACGAGCGGCCTGACGCTGGTTCACGGCGAAAACGGGAAGCGCTGGCTGGGGGAATACATCAGGGAGCATGGCTACGCGTTCACCATAGAGAGGCCCTTCCTCTTCAGAGAACCTATGAGCCGGGAGGAAATGAAGGAGCGCTATGGAGTCCACGTTGAGGGCATAATCCACCTCTCAAGGAAAACCAGAAAGCCTTGGGTAAGGGCCCTGATAGAGGACCTCCTTGCCAGGGACGTGATATACCTCTAACCGTCCGTTTCTTCGCCCTCTTCGGGCTCAACAAGGACGTACGGGCCGAGGCTGAGGCTCTTGATTTCATCCTGCGTCAGGAGCCTGCTCTTCACTTTCTCACCGATGAGGGCGCTGTTGCCGAGGGGATCCATAATCCTCACGGTGAGCGGTTTTTTGCCCTCCTTCACCTGCTCGATGTACTCCAGTATCTCCTCGGCCTTTTTCACGGCTTCCTCGTCACCCTCCTGCTCCCTGAAATGCCGGGCCATTATAAGGGTCTCCCTGACCCTCTCAAGGACCCCCTCGACGTTGCTGACGAAGCCCTCCGCCGCCGGCCCCGGTTCAATCTTGACGCCTATCTCTTCGAGCTCGATGGTCCCGCTCTTGCTCCTGACAACGCGGGTGAAGAGGTCCTTTTCCTCCTCGATCCTCACGCTGTAGAGCTTGGGCGGTCTGTCCTCCAGAATCATGACATCCGCGTTGCGGTAGCCGCACTTCTCACAGATTATCGTGCTCTCCATGACCTTTCCAAAGTAGGGAATGTCGTGAACGTACTGGAGGGCCTTAAGCGTGCCCCTGCCACCGCAGATTGGACAGTCTCCCAGCCGGATTTCCTGAATCTCCCCTTCCCTTCCGGTCATCTCTCACCACCGAAGAATAGACTGAGTGAATCCTTTATAAAATCGTGGGTAGAAAAGAAAGGCAGTCACTTGGCGATTCTTATGTCCGCCGGTACGAGAATCAGCTTTATTTCGTGCTTGCAGATTTTAGCGGCCTGACCGCCGAGGGCGCTGACCATGCCCTTTATCTGCTCCGCGACCTTCTCAAGAACCTCCGGCTTGACCTCAAGCGGCGTGAGGTCGACCAGAATTATGTTGCCGTTCTGGAGCTCCTCGGAAATCCTCTCAAGGTCGGCATAGCTGGTAACGACGATCTTCTTGAGGTACCTGACCTGGGGCTTGACTATCTCCTTAGCAAGAACATCCTCCTCAAGAGGAATGACATCGATGTCACGCCTAGGAGCAACCTCCTTTTTAATCGCCGCGGGCGGCTTCTTCTTGGCCTTTTCGTCCTTCTTTTTGAGACTGTCAAACAATCCCATAACTGTTCCCCCCAGTTAATCGTAAGGCTGGATTAATTTGGGCATTGGTGTTTATATCTCTTTCTAAAAACTTCTCTGGATTTTTTGGTTATTCATAAGGGTTCTCTAAATAACATGACTGGATAACAAAATTTACTACAATAACCGAAAAATTTATAAGAATATTTAGCAATATAGCTACGGTGATAATGTGGTACTAAGAAAACTGTTGGGAATAGCAATAGTTTTGATAGTACTAAACAGTATTCATGCAGTCGCAGCAACTCCATTCATAACACAGAACAGGGATTTAACTCAGGCTGAGTTAGAAGAAATCGGAAAAGTAATCAGTGAGTACCGTACACTGGTATCCCAAGGAGGATTTCTCAACGAGATTAAAGCACAATGGCTTCTTATCCGACATGGACTTAAAAAGGGAAAAACTACTGAGTATGTGTACAGTTTTCCGCGAATTTCTAAAAAGAATGGAGAAGCGCAGATTTTAGGTGGGGAGAAAATATTTCTTAAACTGAAAGTCACGCCATATTCACTATACTCCGCCTCAAACTATGTGTTCGTAGAGTACTACTGGGAATGGACAGATTCGATGGGAAGACCTGCTACGGAGGAGTGGGGATGGAGAGGAAGTGAGGACCTGATCTACATCCCATATCCAAAGGGAATACTTGAAGTATCTCACGTATCAATAACTACAACACTAGGCATTGGAAGTAATAGTGGTGTAAAGTACGTCAGAGAAAAAGAAGAGGCAACGAGCACTATAACAAATGGTGTTAAGACAACAATAACAACAAGGACATATACGGTAAAGGATGAAATCTTTAAAGGATCAATAACTATAATGTACAAGATACACCCTAACGCAAAGAGTGAACAAATTGAATTCGGCATGGTTTATGAACATACATATGGCAACACTTTGTTCTCTTTATTGGATAACCCCTGGTATAATTTTGCAGCAGGTATTGTAAGCTTAGGATTAGCATTGTTGGCAGCACCTGCAGTAATAACGTACACTGTAACTGCATATACACTTTCATCAGCTGCTGAAAGTCTACTGGATGGTTCATGGCCAGCTTCTGCTAAGAGTAGCAGGTGGACTCTATGATGCCCACTAGTCTCTAATTTTCATTTTTCACACGTTAGTGGGAGGTGTCAAGATGGCCTACAAGGATCCCAGTACACTAGAAATTATAAAAAACACAGAATTTATCAAGCAAATTGGGTTCTACACAATCCTCTGCATTGGAAGGTTTTTCTTTCCACATCCGGAAATCGGAACAGTCGTATCATTCAAATTTTACGGTGCGGTGATAGCGTACTTCCTGATAACGCTGGCCCTCGTTTTTAGCTATGAACTTCTTCATGACACTTTCTCCTCTAAGAGAGATGAGTTCTCGAGAGCGATCCCTAGAGAAAAATGGATATTAAGGTTATCCATTTCTGCATATTTTGCCTTCCTGTTGGCAACTCCGCAAGAGACTAAACTGACACTTTTGATCGCATGGGGATTTGGCCTTATCTTAGCGTATACTACAGCAAAGATAAGGCTTAGGAAGTTTAAAGGATGAAAAGAAAAAACATCATAACAAAGAAAGGTTCATTCGGCCCTGACGGCCTCAAGAACCTTCTCCCTGATCTCGGCGGCCTTCTTCAGGGCCAGATCGATCGCGTACATAACCTCCTCAAGCTTAAAGCTGCCCCCTTCGCTCTTCTGGACTGAGGAAATCATGCCGTTCTCGTCGGTGGTTATGGTTATCCTGCCGTCCATGACGCGTTCCTCGTCGAGGTTCGGGTCGGCCAGGAGGTTGCCGCCTATCTTGGCTATGGTAACCGGGATCGGTATCTTACTGACCGGAAGGGGTTCGTACTCGTCGAGAACCTGAACCTCGTCCTTCTCCTCGTCGTAGACGACCCTCGGCATCTTTGCGCTCAGCAGGGCCGCTATTGCCCCGATGCCGCTGGCGTCAAGGAGGTTCCCGTCGTGGTCAAGGACATGGACGTCTATGAAGACCACCCTCACGAGCTTGCCCGGGACAATGACGAGCTTCTCCAGCTCCACAGCCCCGCTCTCCCTTATGCCCCTGTCCACGACTCTGGCCAACTCGATGGCGTTCTCATCAGGGGGTCCCGGCTCAAAGCTCGGTGAGGCAAGCGGCACGAGCTCGACGTTGGTGGTTATAACCCCTTTCTCCGGGAGGTCGGGGAACGGTTCGCCCATGTCGACCTTTATGCCGATGAGAACCTGGGTGTTCCCGAGCCTCACCCACGCCGAACCTTCCGCCTTCTCGATGACGTTGACCTTGACCTCAAGATCGCGGTAGTCCTCAAGCGAGCGACCGTCCACGCGCCTGCCCTCCTTGAGGAGGCTCAGGATGTGGTCGCGCATTATGCTGGCCATAACTTCCATCTCACTCACCTCCACCGACCTCCTCGGCTATTTTGAGATACTTGACCTTCAGCGCCTCGCGCTGCTTCTGATAGACAGCCTTGGCCCCCTTAATGGCAAGCCTCACCGCCTCGATGAACTCCTCCCTGGTCAGATAGCCGTCCATCTGGAGGAGAGTTATGTCGTTCTTGAGGGGCATTATGGCCACCGGGACGTCGGCTTCGCCGTAGTTGTCCTCGTCCTTGTTGAGGTCAAGGACTATCTCCCCCTCTATCTTACCGGCGGCGCAGGCCGCGACCAGGTCCCTCATGGGCACTCCAGCGTCCGCCAGGGCGAGGGAAGCGGCGGTTATTCCGGCAACGCGCGTTCCGGCATCCGCCTGTAGAACCTCGATGAAGACGTCTATGGCAGTCCTGGGGAACATCTCAAGTAGGAGCGCAGGCTCAAGGGCGCCCCTTATGACCTTGCTTATCTCCACACTCCTCCTGTCAGGACCGGGCTTCTTCCTCTCCTCGACGCTAAAGGGAGCCATGTTGTACCTCACGCGGAGTATCGCCCTGTCTGGCCTCTGGAGGTGCTTGGGATGAATCTCCCTCGGTCCGTAAACAGCGGCAAGAACCTTGTTCTTGCCCCACTCAACGTAGGCAGAACCGTCGGCGTTCTTCAGCACGCCGACCTCCATCTTAATAGGTCTGAGTTCGTACTTCTTTCTCCCGTCTATCCTCTTTCCATTCTCATCTATGAGCTTTAAACCCTCTGGCTTGCCCATCATTCTCCTTCACCCTCTCCAGCGGTTTGCTCCTCAATCTGGGGCATCTCTTCAACGACTCCCCGTTCCTTGAGCTCCTGGAGTCTCGTCATGAGAAGTTCCTTGACCCTGTCCGTTAGCCCCTGGGTGTGGCTTTCTCTGTCGACCTTGAGTATGGCCTCGATAGCGAGCCTCTCAAGCTCCTCCTTTCTGCCGCTGACCCAGACCCAGCCGTTCTGGCCGACTATTATCCTCGTGTTTGTCAGCTTCTTGATGAGGTTAATCATCGAACCGCCCTTGCCGATGAGCCTAGGCACCTTGGAGGGCGTTATCTTGACTATCTGCCCTCCCCTGAGCGGGCCGCCCTTGAAGGGCATCCCCTTCGTGGTCAGGTCTATCTGGTTTATCTCGTTGTACGCCTTTATCCTGGCGTAGATTATGTCACCGATGTCGAATATCTTCCTCAGGTCGGTCTTCAGTATGTCTATGCGCTCCTCGACAGCGTCCTGG is a window from the Thermococcus sp. genome containing:
- a CDS encoding biotin/lipoyl-containing protein, with the protein product PSPAPVAGEGVVTAPMPGKVLRILVREGEQVKTGQGLLVLEAMKMENEIPAPKDGIIKKIHVKEGDTVDTGQTLIELG
- a CDS encoding sodium ion-translocating decarboxylase subunit beta; amino-acid sequence: MAGLEQAIIDFFEHMGLLNLTVGNVIMIIVGLTLVYLAVRYKMEPLLLLPIGISAVLVNLPLSHLVNWPVAPQLPPGMEENIFTTMAYLNQQYGPPGLFDLIYYLLIKTEIVPLLIFFGLGAMTDFGPMIADPKTALLGAAAQIGVFVAMLTAVILGFTLPEAASIGIIGGADGPTTIYLTTKLAPHILGATAVAAYSYMSLVPLIQPPVIRALTSREERMIRMEQLRPVSKREKILFPIVSMIVIALLVPTAAPLVGMLMIGNLFRESGVVERLSKAAQEELMNIVTIFLGLGVGSTMRAESFLTAQTLMILGLGIVAFTSATAGGVLLGKLMMKLSGGKINPMIGAAGVSAVPMSARVVQRMASEEDPGNFILMHAMGPNVAGVIGTAVVAGVLLSVLG
- a CDS encoding CBS domain-containing protein — translated: MRVKTLMTPDPVVIELPATREYALSLFRKHKVRSFPVINKNTKALAGIISIKRVLLHPDEEQLAMLVKRDVPTVRPNDDLKKAVRAMLEMDYRRVVVVDEEKRVLGILTVGDIVRRYLAKNEKLKNVTIEKYYQKNVGLVWHGTPLKAALKALLLCNAMAIPVIDDEGNLVGMVDETDLLKDSEVVRVMKQTALAASSEEDWILESNPTLLFEKAELQLPKKPVSEIMNRELVVATPHMSVYDVAQKMVQYHIEQLPVIRGEGELVGIIRDMDIIKVILNK
- a CDS encoding homoserine dehydrogenase — its product is MKEIKLSLFGFGNVGKAVSRVLLEKGALFRQRYGVEFKVVSIADTSGVVWLPEGIDLREALIIKDNFGKLSAWTNDYEVYSFTPDEAVREIDADIVIDVTNDKNAHTWHLTALKDGKAVVTSNKPPLAFHYAELMREAERRDLPYLFEATVMAGTPIITVLRDGLKGDTVERIEAVLNATTTFILSRMEAGLDFEEALREAQALGIAERDPSGDILGIDAGYKATILHCLAFHPLTFDRVKRRGIGEITPEEVRRAQGRGNTLRLVAEVEDGAVTVEPREVPRRSPLAVESHENAAIIKTDLLGELVIRGAGAGLKETASGVVSDIVKAALKR
- a CDS encoding ASCH domain-containing protein, whose product is MEHVIALHQVYAELIFRGLKTVELRKARAFSEGDTVFLYVARGNPYELRDTLKRLGLHGEQTLTRRGTIAGGFEVGEVIRADLDTLWEMTKDTSGLTLVHGENGKRWLGEYIREHGYAFTIERPFLFREPMSREEMKERYGVHVEGIIHLSRKTRKPWVRALIEDLLARDVIYL
- a CDS encoding ZPR1 zinc finger domain-containing protein, producing the protein MTGREGEIQEIRLGDCPICGGRGTLKALQYVHDIPYFGKVMESTIICEKCGYRNADVMILEDRPPKLYSVRIEEEKDLFTRVVRSKSGTIELEEIGVKIEPGPAAEGFVSNVEGVLERVRETLIMARHFREQEGDEEAVKKAEEILEYIEQVKEGKKPLTVRIMDPLGNSALIGEKVKSRLLTQDEIKSLSLGPYVLVEPEEGEETDG
- a CDS encoding cell division protein SepF → MGLFDSLKKKDEKAKKKPPAAIKKEVAPRRDIDVIPLEEDVLAKEIVKPQVRYLKKIVVTSYADLERISEELQNGNIILVDLTPLEVKPEVLEKVAEQIKGMVSALGGQAAKICKHEIKLILVPADIRIAK
- the rrp42 gene encoding exosome complex protein Rrp42; this encodes MEVMASIMRDHILSLLKEGRRVDGRSLEDYRDLEVKVNVIEKAEGSAWVRLGNTQVLIGIKVDMGEPFPDLPEKGVITTNVELVPLASPSFEPGPPDENAIELARVVDRGIRESGAVELEKLVIVPGKLVRVVFIDVHVLDHDGNLLDASGIGAIAALLSAKMPRVVYDEEKDEVQVLDEYEPLPVSKIPIPVTIAKIGGNLLADPNLDEERVMDGRITITTDENGMISSVQKSEGGSFKLEEVMYAIDLALKKAAEIREKVLEAVRAE
- the rrp41 gene encoding exosome complex exonuclease Rrp41, with amino-acid sequence MMGKPEGLKLIDENGKRIDGRKKYELRPIKMEVGVLKNADGSAYVEWGKNKVLAAVYGPREIHPKHLQRPDRAILRVRYNMAPFSVEERKKPGPDRRSVEISKVIRGALEPALLLEMFPRTAIDVFIEVLQADAGTRVAGITAASLALADAGVPMRDLVAACAAGKIEGEIVLDLNKDEDNYGEADVPVAIMPLKNDITLLQMDGYLTREEFIEAVRLAIKGAKAVYQKQREALKVKYLKIAEEVGGGE
- the rrp4 gene encoding exosome complex RNA-binding protein Rrp4, producing the protein KNRELVVPGTLLAQGPFKSGRGTFREGNRIYSTVVGLVEIRGDAIRVIPLEGPYIPEVGDNVLGKITDVRFSNWSVDIGAPYEANLRVQDAVEERIDILKTDLRKIFDIGDIIYARIKAYNEINQIDLTTKGMPFKGGPLRGGQIVKITPSKVPRLIGKGGSMINLIKKLTNTRIIVGQNGWVWVSGRKEELERLAIEAILKVDRESHTQGLTDRVKELLMTRLQELKERGVVEEMPQIEEQTAGEGEGE